In the Manis javanica isolate MJ-LG chromosome 14, MJ_LKY, whole genome shotgun sequence genome, one interval contains:
- the LOC108391939 gene encoding olfactory receptor 2T29-like, whose amino-acid sequence MEDTTWMANHSGRSEFILLGIFSQSKHPVLLCVVIFLVFLMALSGNTILILLIHSEARLHTPMYFFISQLSLMDVTYISVTVPKMLMDRVTGVNTISAPGCGMQMFLYLTLAGSECFLLASMAYDRYAAICHPLHYPVLMNHTVCVLLASGCWLLGSVDGFLFTHITMTFPFCGSREIHHFFCEFPAVLKLSCSDTSMYETLMYLCCILMLLIPVTVISGSYYFILLTIHRMNSANGQKKAFATCSSHMTVVTLFYGAAMYNYMLPSSYHTPKKDMVVSVFYTILTPVLNPLIYSLRNKDVMGALKKMLNVGPVFQETMK is encoded by the coding sequence ATGGAGGACACCACCTGGATGGCCAACCACTCAGGAAGGTCAGAGTTCATCCTGCTCGGAATCTTCAGTCAATCCAAACACCCAGTTCTCCTTTGTGTGGTCATTTTCCTAGTTTTCCTGATGGCCTTGTCTGGAAACACCATCCTGATCCTTCTGATACACTCTGAGGCccgcctccacacccccatgtactttttcatcaGCCAGTTGTCTCTCATGGACGTGACGTACATTTCCGTCACTGTGCCTAAGATGCTCATGGACCGGGTCACAGGTGTGAACACGATCTCAGCCCCCGGATGTGGGATGCAGATGTTCCTCTATTTGACACTGGCAGGTTCAGAATGTTTCCTACTGGCTTCCATGGCCTACGACCGCTATGCAgccatctgccatcctctccaTTACCCTGTCCTCATGAACCACACAGTGTGTGTCCTCCTGGCATCTGGCTGCTGGCTCCTGGGATCAGTGGATGGCTTCTTGTTCACTCACATCACCATGACCTTCCCCTTCTGTGGATCCCGGgagatccatcatttcttctgtgaatttcCTGCTGTATTGAAGCTCTCCTGCTCAGACACCTCCATGTATGAGACACTCATGTACCTCTGCTGCATCCTCATGCTGCTCATTCCTGTGACTGTCATTTCAGGATCTTACTATTTTATCCTTCTCACCATCCACAGAATGAACTCAGCAAATGGCCAGAAGAAGGCCtttgccacctgctcctcccacatgaCTGTGGTCACCCTCTTCTATGGGGCTGCTATGTACAATTACATGCTCCCCAGCTCCTACCACACCCCTAAGAAGGACATGGTGGTGTCTGTCTTTTACACCATACTCACTCCTGTGCTAAACCCTTTGATCTATAGTCTAAGGAATAAGGATGTTATGGGGGCTCTGAAGAAAATGTTGAATGTGGGACCTGTCTTTCAAGAAACCATGAAGTAG